GGTAACGCCAAGTGAACGAATAATTTGAGCTCCCACACCGTAATCACGTTCATCCATTTTAAAGCCTAATTGAAGATTGGCTTCAACCGTATCGAGGCCGTTTTCTTGCAAATGGTAAGCCTTAAGTTTATTAATTAAGCCAATACCACGACCTTCCTGGTTCATGTAGATTATAAGACCCTTGCCTGCTTTTTCGACCATTTCCATAGCTTTATGTAATTGAGGTCCACAATCACAACGACAAGATCCAAAAATGTCGCCTGTAATACATGATGAATGTACTCGAACCAAAATTGGTTCATTTGGTTCCCATGTTCCTTTGGCTAACGCTATATGGTGTTCTCCAGTATCGATTTGAGTAAAGGCAACCATTTCAAAATTGCCCCATTCAGTAGGTAGTTTTACTGAAACTTCTTTTTTAATAAGTGATTCAGTATTTAACCTGTGTGAAATCAGGTCTTCAATAGAAATGATTTTCAGGTTGAATTTTTCAGCCATTTTCAGAAGATCAGGCAACCTGGCCATTGTGCCATCATCATTCATGATCTCACAAATTACACCAGCCGGATAAAGGCCTGCCATACGAGGCAAGTCAACAGCTGCTTCGGTATGCCCGGCACGACGAAGTACACCACCTTCAACAGCTCTTAAAGGGAAGATATGCCCCGGACGACCTAATTCATCAGGGTGGATATTCGGATCGATCATTGCCTTGATCGTTTTGGCTCTATCCTGAGCCGAAATGCCGGTTGTGCAACCATGACCTAATAAATCAACTGAAACAGTGAAATTGGTTTCGTGAGTAGCGGTATTTCTACCTACCATCATTTCGAGTTTTAACTCATCACAGCGCTGAGCAGTAATGGGGGCGCAAACCAACCCTTTACCATGAGTAATCATGAAGTTGATAGCCTCAGGAGTTACCATGTCGGCAGCCATTAAAAAATCACCTTCGTTTTCGCGGTCTTCATCATCAACCACAATCAGCATTTTTCCTGCCTTAATATCTTCAATTGCTTCCTCTATCGTATTAAGCATTATTATAAAGTTTATTGATTGAACAACGATAAAAGCAATAAAGTTTTACAAGCTGTTCAAGTGGATTATTAATTATTAATCTTTCTTTTTTGGGAAAAACTTATTGAAAAAGCGTTGGTATTTTTCAACGTCGAAAATAGCCGAATCTGTTGCAGCTTTATATGTTAAAAATATACCCATGGGAACCAATACTATTGTGGCTAACCACATCCCCTGATAGGCTTCAAGTTGACCTTGTTTTGCAAATTTTTCACCTGTCATTGATAATACGTGGAAAACCAAGAAAAATAGAATTGAAATAATTACCGGTAATCCTAAGCCTCCTTTGCGCACGATTGCACCCATAGGAGCCCCTATGAAAAACAAAACAATACAAGCAAATGATAGGGTAAATTTACGGTGAAACTCTACCATATGTTTACGTAATAATTCGTTGGTTGATTTGTTTTCATCCTTTGCTGTACTCAGATAGCTTTTTACATTCCGCATTGAGTTTATAGCATCATCGGCTACTACCATACGGTCAGTGGCCGGCATATTATTTAAGATATCCGAGTTTTTCCATTTTAAGGCTGTGTCTGCTTTTATTTTAGTATAGTTTTCATTGCGCCTGAAAATTAGAAAGGTTGGCTCGATATATGCATCCAGATTTTTTTGTTTTGATTTAAGAAGGGTTTGTAAGGAGTCTTCTTTTGAGATCAATTGCTTAACATTAAGCATCTGATAATGATCTTTAAAGAGTTCTTCTTTGGTTCGTTCAAGGTTAAAGCCAGAGAGATCAAACTTTAAGCCATATTCTTTAAAACGGATACGTGTTTGGCGCTGACGTTCATTATAACCTTTTTCTCCCGGGTTTTCAGAATACCGAACTCCGTCGTATAAGTTTAGTACCAGAAATCTGCCATCATCTGACTTAAACATTTCACCCTTTTTAGCCATCACTACATTCATATTGCCATTACCCTGGGTATGATCATAAATCATTAAGCCATGCAAGGTTTTTTCATCATGGTCTTTGCGGTTAACCCTTATAGAGTAGCCGTCAAGATCATTGTAAAAAACTCCTTCAGGAATGTTAAATGCTGCCTTCTTTTGCTTAACATCATACAACAACGATCCCATTTTAAGAAATGAGTGAGGCATTACTATGTTGGAAAAATAGAAAGCAGCTATACTGAGAAGAATCATAACTCCAACCAAAGGGAGCATTGCACGTGAGAGGGAAATGCCAGAAGCTTTAATTGCAACGAGTTCATACTGCTCTCCTAAGTTGCCAAAAGCCATAATCGAAGCCAATAAAATAGCCAACGGCAATGCCAATGGCACATTTACTGCAAAATTATAACCAAGTAATTGAAGTATAGTGTACCACTCAAGTCCTTTGCCCACCAGTTCATCAATGTATTTAAATAAAAATAACATTGACAAAATGAATGAAACAATAAAAAAAGTTGCAGCAAACGGCCTTAAATAGGATAATATAATAAGTTTATGGAGTTTCTTCATTCCACCTTTTTGAGGCACAAAGGTATTAAATAAGATGCAAAATACCTTTATGCACCAATAACACTTAACAGGCTATCGACCTGACTATCCCAAATTAATTTTCGTTCACCCTTTTCAGCTTCTGTAGTAAAATCAGTGACAGCCAGTGCTACATCTCCGGTAAGTTCGTCTTGTAATATCTCTAATTCAAAGTAACAGTAAGGCTCATCGTCTTCCCACTTAAATTTCACCGATTTGTTTTCTCGAAGCCCTAATAGCCGAGCTCTTTGTTGCTCATTATCCCACTTGAAG
Above is a window of Solitalea lacus DNA encoding:
- a CDS encoding bifunctional 3,4-dihydroxy-2-butanone-4-phosphate synthase/GTP cyclohydrolase II, with the translated sequence MLNTIEEAIEDIKAGKMLIVVDDEDRENEGDFLMAADMVTPEAINFMITHGKGLVCAPITAQRCDELKLEMMVGRNTATHETNFTVSVDLLGHGCTTGISAQDRAKTIKAMIDPNIHPDELGRPGHIFPLRAVEGGVLRRAGHTEAAVDLPRMAGLYPAGVICEIMNDDGTMARLPDLLKMAEKFNLKIISIEDLISHRLNTESLIKKEVSVKLPTEWGNFEMVAFTQIDTGEHHIALAKGTWEPNEPILVRVHSSCITGDIFGSCRCDCGPQLHKAMEMVEKAGKGLIIYMNQEGRGIGLINKLKAYHLQENGLDTVEANLQLGFKMDERDYGVGAQIIRSLGVTKMRLMSNNPTKRAGLIGYGLEVVETVPIEIEHNEHNENYLLTKRDKMGHAIMKNDPE
- a CDS encoding START-like domain-containing protein; the protein is MGAKKKYNLEYEIHSSPKILFNFISTPNGLAQWFADDVTVRDDMYTFKWDNEQQRARLLGLRENKSVKFKWEDDEPYCYFELEILQDELTGDVALAVTDFTTEAEKGERKLIWDSQVDSLLSVIGA
- a CDS encoding LptF/LptG family permease — translated: MKKLHKLIILSYLRPFAATFFIVSFILSMLFLFKYIDELVGKGLEWYTILQLLGYNFAVNVPLALPLAILLASIMAFGNLGEQYELVAIKASGISLSRAMLPLVGVMILLSIAAFYFSNIVMPHSFLKMGSLLYDVKQKKAAFNIPEGVFYNDLDGYSIRVNRKDHDEKTLHGLMIYDHTQGNGNMNVVMAKKGEMFKSDDGRFLVLNLYDGVRYSENPGEKGYNERQRQTRIRFKEYGLKFDLSGFNLERTKEELFKDHYQMLNVKQLISKEDSLQTLLKSKQKNLDAYIEPTFLIFRRNENYTKIKADTALKWKNSDILNNMPATDRMVVADDAINSMRNVKSYLSTAKDENKSTNELLRKHMVEFHRKFTLSFACIVLFFIGAPMGAIVRKGGLGLPVIISILFFLVFHVLSMTGEKFAKQGQLEAYQGMWLATIVLVPMGIFLTYKAATDSAIFDVEKYQRFFNKFFPKKKD